A genomic region of Methylobacterium durans contains the following coding sequences:
- a CDS encoding ATP-binding protein, protein MQPAASTIRPRDRDAILQALSAGVVPRTGLRHVQVGRAAEIAALVRDIDRIADQGASIRFVIGEYGAGKTFFLNLVRLIALERKLVTVHADLAPDRRLHASAGQARALYAEALRNMATRTKPDGGALGSIVERFVTDAVKEAQQAGLPVERVIDRRLAPLQDEVGGYDYAVVLKAYWRGSEDGNEALKGAALRWLRGEFSTRTEARQALGVRTIVDDDNVYDALKLLAAFVQLAGYGGLFVVFDELVNLYKLQSAQARNQNFEQVLRILNDVLQGNVRGLGLALGGTPEFLLDTRRGLYSYQALQSRLAENAFAKGGLVDLSGPVIRLQNLTPEDMLILLSNIRAVFAGGDPARHLVPDEALGAFMDHCNDRIGEAYFRTPRNTIRAFVQLLAVIEQNPGTGWKELLGHVEVRRDDQADDAGADADVPSSPAPDDELVSFRL, encoded by the coding sequence ATGCAACCAGCCGCTTCGACCATCCGCCCGCGGGACCGCGACGCGATCCTGCAGGCCCTGTCGGCCGGCGTCGTGCCCCGCACCGGCCTTCGCCACGTCCAGGTCGGGCGCGCCGCCGAGATCGCCGCCCTGGTTCGCGACATCGACCGCATCGCCGACCAGGGAGCGTCCATCCGGTTCGTGATCGGGGAGTACGGGGCCGGGAAGACCTTCTTCCTCAACCTGGTCCGCCTGATCGCCCTCGAACGCAAGCTCGTCACCGTGCACGCGGATCTCGCGCCGGACCGCCGCCTGCACGCCAGCGCGGGGCAGGCACGGGCCCTCTACGCCGAGGCCCTGCGCAACATGGCGACCCGCACGAAGCCGGACGGGGGCGCCCTGGGCAGCATCGTCGAGCGCTTCGTGACGGATGCGGTCAAGGAGGCGCAACAGGCCGGCCTGCCCGTCGAGAGGGTCATCGACCGCAGGCTGGCGCCGCTCCAGGACGAGGTCGGCGGCTACGACTACGCGGTCGTCCTCAAGGCGTATTGGCGCGGGAGCGAGGATGGCAACGAGGCGCTGAAGGGCGCGGCCCTACGTTGGCTCCGGGGCGAATTCTCGACGCGGACCGAGGCGCGGCAGGCCCTCGGCGTGCGGACCATCGTCGACGACGACAACGTCTACGACGCACTCAAGCTGCTGGCCGCCTTCGTCCAGCTCGCGGGCTACGGCGGCCTGTTCGTCGTGTTCGACGAGCTGGTCAACCTGTACAAGCTGCAGAGCGCGCAGGCGCGCAACCAGAACTTCGAGCAGGTCCTGCGCATCCTCAACGACGTCCTGCAGGGGAACGTGCGCGGGCTCGGCCTCGCCCTGGGCGGCACGCCGGAATTCCTGCTCGACACCCGCCGCGGGCTGTACAGCTACCAGGCGCTCCAGAGCCGGCTGGCGGAGAATGCCTTCGCGAAGGGCGGCCTGGTCGACCTGTCCGGCCCCGTGATCCGGCTGCAGAACCTCACCCCGGAGGACATGCTGATCCTGCTGTCGAACATCCGGGCGGTGTTCGCCGGCGGCGATCCCGCCAGGCACCTCGTGCCGGACGAGGCGCTCGGTGCCTTCATGGATCACTGCAACGACCGAATCGGCGAGGCCTACTTCCGCACGCCGCGCAACACGATCCGCGCCTTCGTCCAGCTCCTGGCCGTCATCGAGCAGAACCCCGGCACGGGCTGGAAGGAGCTGCTCGGGCACGTCGAGGTTCGGAGAGACGACCAGGCGGACGACGCCGGGGCGGACGCCGACGTCCCCTCCAGCCCGGCGCCCGACGATGAGCTCGTCAGTTTCCGCCTCTGA